The Pongo abelii isolate AG06213 chromosome 21, NHGRI_mPonAbe1-v2.0_pri, whole genome shotgun sequence genome has a window encoding:
- the TNFRSF6B gene encoding tumor necrosis factor receptor superfamily member 6B, whose product MRALEGPGLSLLCLVLALPALLLVPAVRGVAEAPTYPWRDAETGEWLVCAQCPPGTFVQRPCRRDSPTTCGPCPPRHYTQFWNYLERCRYCNVLCGEREEEARACHATHNRACRCRAGFFAHAGFCLEHASCPPGTGVIAPGTSSQNTQCQPCPPGTFSASSSSSEQCQPHRNCTALGLALNVPGSSSHDTLCTSCTGFPLSTRAPGAEECERAVIDFVAFQDISIKRLQRLLQALEAPDGWGPTPRAGRTALQLKLRRRLTELLEARDGALLARLLQALRVARMPGLERSVRERFLPVQ is encoded by the exons ATGAGGGCGCTGGAGGGGCCAGGCCTGTCGCTGCTGTGCCTGGTGTTGGCGCTGCCCGCCCTGCTGCTGGTGCCGGCTGTACGCGGAGTGGCAGAAGCACCCACCTACCCCTGGCGGGACGCAGAGACAGGGGAGTGGCTGGTGTGCGCCCAGTGCCCCCCAGGCACCTTTGTGCAGCGGCCGTGCCGCCGAGACAGCCCCACGACGTGTGGCCCGTGTCCACCGCGCCACTACACGCAGTTCTGGAACTACCTGGAGCGCTGCCGCTACTGCAACGTCCTCTGCGGGGAGCGTGAGGAGGAGGCACGGGCTTGCCACGCCACCCACAACCGCGCCTGCCGCTGCCGCGCCGGCTTCTTCGCGCACGCTGGTTTCTGCTTGGAGCACGCATCATGTCCACCTGGCACCGGCGTGATTGCCCCGG GCACCTCCAGCCAGAACACACAGTGCCAGCCGTGCCCCCCAGGCACCTTCTCAGCCAGCAGCTCCAGCTCAGAGCAGTGCCAGCCCCACCGCAACTGCacggccctgggcctggccctcaATGTGCCAGGCTCTTCCTCCCATGACACCCTGTGCACCAGCTGTACTGGCTTCCCCCTCAGCACCAGGGCACCAG gagctgaggagtgcgagcgtgCCGTTATCGACTTCGTGGCTTTCCAGGACATCTCCATCAAGAGGCTGCAGCGGCTGCTGCAGGCCCTCGAGGCCCCGGACGGCTGGGGTCCGACACCAAGGGCGGGCCGCACAGCCTTGCAGCTGAAGCTGCGTCGGCGGCTCACGGAGCTCCTGGAGGCGCGGGACGGGGCACTGCTGGCGCGGCTGCTGCAGGCGCTGCGTGTGGCCAGGATGCCCGGGCTGGAGCGGAGCGTCCGTGAGCGCTTCCTCCCTGTGCAATGA